A window from Scleropages formosus chromosome 17, fSclFor1.1, whole genome shotgun sequence encodes these proteins:
- the brd3b gene encoding bromodomain-containing protein 3b isoform X13: MSAVPSAVQTPPAGVNPPPPEVTNPSKPGRKTNQLQYMQNVVVKTLWKHQFAWPFYQPVDAIKLSLPDYHKIIKNPMDMGTIKKRLENNYYWSASECMQDFNTMFTNCYIYNKPTDDIVLMAQALEKIFLQKVAQMPQEEVELLPPAPKGKGRKPVADAGIGNQQVLAVSSASPPSSFPSTPTQVSQTPVIAATPVQTITPNVAPVQTVAPAAPMMPVVSTAQPVVKRKGVKRKADTTTPTTSAITASRSESPTPLLESKQGKVVSRRESTGRPIKPPKKDLEDGEVPQHAGKKGKLTEHLKYCDSILKEMLSKKHAAYAWPFYKPVDAEALELHDYHEIIKHPMDLSTVKKKMDSREYQDAQSFAADIRLMFSNCYKYNPPDHEVVAMARKLQDVFEMRFAKMPDEPAELTPPSAPPTSAVVSKSTESSESSGDTSSSDSSDSEEERATRLAELQEQLKAVHEQLAALSQAPVSKPKKKKEKKEKEKDKKKKDKEKDKDKHNKAKPEDEKKPKSTQQSKPAQQKKAPARKANSTVTASRQPKKGKSGAANYESDEEDSLPMTYDEKRQLSLDINRLPGEKLGRVVHIIQSREPSLRDSNPDEIEIDFETLKPSTLRELERYVKSCLQKKQRKPLPEKAGSAQGGGPSRLSGSSSSSDSGSSSSSGSSSDSSDSD; the protein is encoded by the exons ATGTCAGCAGTCCCTTCAGCAGTCCAAACCCCGCCTGCTGGGGTCAACCCACCACCACCTGAAGTCACCAACCCCAGCAAGCCTGGCAGGAAAACCAATCAGTTGCAGTACATGCAGAATGTGGTGGTGAAAACACTCTGGAAGCACCAGTTTGCATGGCCCTTCTATCAACCTGTTGACGCCATTAAATTAAGTCTTCCG GATTACCATAAAATAATCAAGAATCCAATGGATATGGGAACGATTAAGAAGAGACTAGAGAACAACTATTACTGGAGTGCCAGTGAGTGCATGCAGGATTTCAACACCATGTttacaaattgttacatttataaCAAG CCCACAGATGACATTGTTCTGATGGCACAAGCTCTGGAAAAGATCTTCTTACAGAAAGTGGCCCAGATGCCTCAGGAGGAGGTGGAGCTTTTGCCACCTGCTCCTAAGGGCAAGGGGCGCAAACCAGTTGCAGATGCGGGCATAG GCAACCAGCAAGTGTTGGCAGTGTCCTCCGCTTCTCCGCCATCATCATTCCCTAGCACCCCCACGCAGGTGTCCCAGACCCCTGTCATCGCAGCCACTCCTGTGCAAACCATCACTCCCAATGTGGCACCAGTCCAGACTGTAGCCCCTGCCGCACCCATGATGCCTGTTGTGTCTACTGCACAGCCTGTTGTCAAA AGGAAGGGGGTGAAGCGAAAGGCAGATACCACAACTCCCACAACCTCTGCAATCACAGCAAGTAGGAGCGAGTCACCCACCCCCCTCCTGGAGTCTAAACAGGGCAAAGTGGTGTCACGCCGGGAGAGCACAGGACGGCCCATCAAGCCTCCCAAAAAAGATCTGGAGGACGGCGAGGTGCCACAGCATGCGGGCAAGAAGGGCAAGCTGACTGAGCACCTCAAGTACTGCGACAGCATCCTGAAGGAGATGCTTTCCAAGAAGCATGCAGCTTATGCCTGGCCATTTTACAAGCCTGTGGATGCGGAAGCTTTGGAGCTCCATGATTACCACGAAATAATTAAACACCCTATGGACCTGAGTACCGTTAAA AAAAAGATGGACAGTCGGGAGTACCAGGATGCCCAAAGCTTTGCAGCTGACATCCGGTTAATGTTCTCAAATTGTTACAAGTACAACCCACCTGATCACGAggttgttgccatggcaagAAAACTTCAG GATGTGTTTGAGATGCGCTTTGCCAAGATGCCAGATGAGCCAGCAGAGCTAACCCCACCCAGTGCTCCACCCACCTCAGCTGTGGTGAGCAAGAGCACAGAAAGCAGCGAGAGCAGCGGCGACACCTCTAGCTCTGACAGCTCCGACTCGGAGGAGGAGCGGGCCACCCGGCTTGCCGAGCTGCAGGAACAG CTGAAGGCCGTTCATGAACAACTGGCCGCTCTGTCTCAGGCGCCGGTAAGTAAaccaaagaaaaagaaggaaaaaaaagagaaggagaaagacaaaaagaagaaggacaaagaaaaggaTAAGGACAAGCATAACAAGGCCAAGCCAGAGGATGAGAAGAAACCTAAGTCCACACAGCAGTCCAAACCAGCGCAGCAGAAAAAGGCCCCAGCCCGGAAGGCCAACAGCACTGTCACAGCCAGCAG GCAACCGAAGAAGGGGAAGTCAGGGGCAGCGAACTACGAGTCAGACGAAGAGGACTCCCTGCCCATGACATATGATGAGAAGCGGCAGCTCAGTCTGGACATCAATCGGTTGCCAGGCGAGAAGCTGGGCCGTGTGGTGCACATTATTCAGTCCCGTGAGCCCTCGCTCCGTGACTCCAACCCTGATGAGATAGAGATCGACTTTGAGACTCTCAAGCCCTCCACTCTCCGTGAGCTTGAGCGATATGTCAAGTCCTGCTTACAGAAGAAACAGCGGAAACCTTTAC CAGAGAAGGCAGGCTCGGCGCAGGGGGGCGGACCCTCTCGActcagcggcagcagcagctcctccgaCTCGGGTAGCAGCTCATCCAGTGGCTCCAGCTCCGACAGCAGCGACTCAGACTGA
- the brd3b gene encoding bromodomain-containing protein 3b isoform X8 — translation MSAVPSAVQTPPAGVNPPPPEVTNPSKPGRKTNQLQYMQNVVVKTLWKHQFAWPFYQPVDAIKLSLPDYHKIIKNPMDMGTIKKRLENNYYWSASECMQDFNTMFTNCYIYNKPTDDIVLMAQALEKIFLQKVAQMPQEEVELLPPAPKGKGRKPVADAGIGNQQVLAVSSASPPSSFPSTPTQVSQTPVIAATPVQTITPNVAPVQTVAPAAPMMPVVSTAQPVVKRKGVKRKADTTTPTTSAITASRSESPTPLLESKQGKVVSRRESTGRPIKPPKKDLEDGEVPQHAGKKGKLTEHLKYCDSILKEMLSKKHAAYAWPFYKPVDAEALELHDYHEIIKHPMDLSTVKKKMDSREYQDAQSFAADIRLMFSNCYKYNPPDHEVVAMARKLQDVFEMRFAKMPDEPAELTPPSAPPTSAVVSKSTESSESSGDTSSSDSSDSEEERATRLAELQEQVGSEQQFSVEHPNGNRAGKKNGCAKRFQLKAVHEQLAALSQAPVSKPKKKKEKKEKEKDKKKKDKEKDKDKHNKAKPEDEKKPKSTQQSKPAQQKKAPARKANSTVTASRQPKKGKSGAANYESDEEDSLPMTYDEKRQLSLDINRLPGEKLGRVVHIIQSREPSLRDSNPDEIEIDFETLKPSTLRELERYVKSCLQKKQRKPLPEKAGSAQGGGPSRLSGSSSSSDSGSSSSSGSSSDSSDSD, via the exons ATGTCAGCAGTCCCTTCAGCAGTCCAAACCCCGCCTGCTGGGGTCAACCCACCACCACCTGAAGTCACCAACCCCAGCAAGCCTGGCAGGAAAACCAATCAGTTGCAGTACATGCAGAATGTGGTGGTGAAAACACTCTGGAAGCACCAGTTTGCATGGCCCTTCTATCAACCTGTTGACGCCATTAAATTAAGTCTTCCG GATTACCATAAAATAATCAAGAATCCAATGGATATGGGAACGATTAAGAAGAGACTAGAGAACAACTATTACTGGAGTGCCAGTGAGTGCATGCAGGATTTCAACACCATGTttacaaattgttacatttataaCAAG CCCACAGATGACATTGTTCTGATGGCACAAGCTCTGGAAAAGATCTTCTTACAGAAAGTGGCCCAGATGCCTCAGGAGGAGGTGGAGCTTTTGCCACCTGCTCCTAAGGGCAAGGGGCGCAAACCAGTTGCAGATGCGGGCATAG GCAACCAGCAAGTGTTGGCAGTGTCCTCCGCTTCTCCGCCATCATCATTCCCTAGCACCCCCACGCAGGTGTCCCAGACCCCTGTCATCGCAGCCACTCCTGTGCAAACCATCACTCCCAATGTGGCACCAGTCCAGACTGTAGCCCCTGCCGCACCCATGATGCCTGTTGTGTCTACTGCACAGCCTGTTGTCAAA AGGAAGGGGGTGAAGCGAAAGGCAGATACCACAACTCCCACAACCTCTGCAATCACAGCAAGTAGGAGCGAGTCACCCACCCCCCTCCTGGAGTCTAAACAGGGCAAAGTGGTGTCACGCCGGGAGAGCACAGGACGGCCCATCAAGCCTCCCAAAAAAGATCTGGAGGACGGCGAGGTGCCACAGCATGCGGGCAAGAAGGGCAAGCTGACTGAGCACCTCAAGTACTGCGACAGCATCCTGAAGGAGATGCTTTCCAAGAAGCATGCAGCTTATGCCTGGCCATTTTACAAGCCTGTGGATGCGGAAGCTTTGGAGCTCCATGATTACCACGAAATAATTAAACACCCTATGGACCTGAGTACCGTTAAA AAAAAGATGGACAGTCGGGAGTACCAGGATGCCCAAAGCTTTGCAGCTGACATCCGGTTAATGTTCTCAAATTGTTACAAGTACAACCCACCTGATCACGAggttgttgccatggcaagAAAACTTCAG GATGTGTTTGAGATGCGCTTTGCCAAGATGCCAGATGAGCCAGCAGAGCTAACCCCACCCAGTGCTCCACCCACCTCAGCTGTGGTGAGCAAGAGCACAGAAAGCAGCGAGAGCAGCGGCGACACCTCTAGCTCTGACAGCTCCGACTCGGAGGAGGAGCGGGCCACCCGGCTTGCCGAGCTGCAGGAACAGGTGGGTTCGGAACAG CAATTCTCTGTGGAGCACCCCAATGGTAACAgggcggggaaaaaaaacgggTGTGCCAAACGTTTTCAG CTGAAGGCCGTTCATGAACAACTGGCCGCTCTGTCTCAGGCGCCGGTAAGTAAaccaaagaaaaagaaggaaaaaaaagagaaggagaaagacaaaaagaagaaggacaaagaaaaggaTAAGGACAAGCATAACAAGGCCAAGCCAGAGGATGAGAAGAAACCTAAGTCCACACAGCAGTCCAAACCAGCGCAGCAGAAAAAGGCCCCAGCCCGGAAGGCCAACAGCACTGTCACAGCCAGCAG GCAACCGAAGAAGGGGAAGTCAGGGGCAGCGAACTACGAGTCAGACGAAGAGGACTCCCTGCCCATGACATATGATGAGAAGCGGCAGCTCAGTCTGGACATCAATCGGTTGCCAGGCGAGAAGCTGGGCCGTGTGGTGCACATTATTCAGTCCCGTGAGCCCTCGCTCCGTGACTCCAACCCTGATGAGATAGAGATCGACTTTGAGACTCTCAAGCCCTCCACTCTCCGTGAGCTTGAGCGATATGTCAAGTCCTGCTTACAGAAGAAACAGCGGAAACCTTTAC CAGAGAAGGCAGGCTCGGCGCAGGGGGGCGGACCCTCTCGActcagcggcagcagcagctcctccgaCTCGGGTAGCAGCTCATCCAGTGGCTCCAGCTCCGACAGCAGCGACTCAGACTGA
- the brd3b gene encoding bromodomain-containing protein 3b isoform X2 → MSAVPSAVQTPPAGVNPPPPEVTNPSKPGRKTNQLQYMQNVVVKTLWKHQFAWPFYQPVDAIKLSLPDYHKIIKNPMDMGTIKKRLENNYYWSASECMQDFNTMFTNCYIYNKPTDDIVLMAQALEKIFLQKVAQMPQEEVELLPPAPKGKGRKPVADAGIGNQQVLAVSSASPPSSFPSTPTQVSQTPVIAATPVQTITPNVAPVQTVAPAAPMMPVVSTAQPVVKRKGVKRKADTTTPTTSAITASRSESPTPLLESKQGKVVSRRESTGRPIKPPKKDLEDGEVPQHAGKKGKLTEHLKYCDSILKEMLSKKHAAYAWPFYKPVDAEALELHDYHEIIKHPMDLSTVKKKMDSREYQDAQSFAADIRLMFSNCYKYNPPDHEVVAMARKLQDVFEMRFAKMPDEPAELTPPSAPPTSAVVSKSTESSESSGDTSSSDSSDSEEERATRLAELQEQVGSEQQFSVEHPNGNRAGKKNGCAKRFQLKAVHEQLAALSQAPVSKPKKKKEKKEKEKDKKKKDKEKDKDKHNKAKPEDEKKPKSTQQSKPAQQKKAPARKANSTVTASRQPKKGKSGAANYESDEEDSLPMTYDEKRQLSLDINRLPGEKLGRVVHIIQSREPSLRDSNPDEIEIDFETLKPSTLRELERYVKSCLQKKQRKPLPGTGKKSAKSKEELAQEKKKELEKRLQDVSGQLNNNKKPPKKEKAGSAQGGGPSRLSGSSSSSDSGSSSSSGSSSDSSDSD, encoded by the exons ATGTCAGCAGTCCCTTCAGCAGTCCAAACCCCGCCTGCTGGGGTCAACCCACCACCACCTGAAGTCACCAACCCCAGCAAGCCTGGCAGGAAAACCAATCAGTTGCAGTACATGCAGAATGTGGTGGTGAAAACACTCTGGAAGCACCAGTTTGCATGGCCCTTCTATCAACCTGTTGACGCCATTAAATTAAGTCTTCCG GATTACCATAAAATAATCAAGAATCCAATGGATATGGGAACGATTAAGAAGAGACTAGAGAACAACTATTACTGGAGTGCCAGTGAGTGCATGCAGGATTTCAACACCATGTttacaaattgttacatttataaCAAG CCCACAGATGACATTGTTCTGATGGCACAAGCTCTGGAAAAGATCTTCTTACAGAAAGTGGCCCAGATGCCTCAGGAGGAGGTGGAGCTTTTGCCACCTGCTCCTAAGGGCAAGGGGCGCAAACCAGTTGCAGATGCGGGCATAG GCAACCAGCAAGTGTTGGCAGTGTCCTCCGCTTCTCCGCCATCATCATTCCCTAGCACCCCCACGCAGGTGTCCCAGACCCCTGTCATCGCAGCCACTCCTGTGCAAACCATCACTCCCAATGTGGCACCAGTCCAGACTGTAGCCCCTGCCGCACCCATGATGCCTGTTGTGTCTACTGCACAGCCTGTTGTCAAA AGGAAGGGGGTGAAGCGAAAGGCAGATACCACAACTCCCACAACCTCTGCAATCACAGCAAGTAGGAGCGAGTCACCCACCCCCCTCCTGGAGTCTAAACAGGGCAAAGTGGTGTCACGCCGGGAGAGCACAGGACGGCCCATCAAGCCTCCCAAAAAAGATCTGGAGGACGGCGAGGTGCCACAGCATGCGGGCAAGAAGGGCAAGCTGACTGAGCACCTCAAGTACTGCGACAGCATCCTGAAGGAGATGCTTTCCAAGAAGCATGCAGCTTATGCCTGGCCATTTTACAAGCCTGTGGATGCGGAAGCTTTGGAGCTCCATGATTACCACGAAATAATTAAACACCCTATGGACCTGAGTACCGTTAAA AAAAAGATGGACAGTCGGGAGTACCAGGATGCCCAAAGCTTTGCAGCTGACATCCGGTTAATGTTCTCAAATTGTTACAAGTACAACCCACCTGATCACGAggttgttgccatggcaagAAAACTTCAG GATGTGTTTGAGATGCGCTTTGCCAAGATGCCAGATGAGCCAGCAGAGCTAACCCCACCCAGTGCTCCACCCACCTCAGCTGTGGTGAGCAAGAGCACAGAAAGCAGCGAGAGCAGCGGCGACACCTCTAGCTCTGACAGCTCCGACTCGGAGGAGGAGCGGGCCACCCGGCTTGCCGAGCTGCAGGAACAGGTGGGTTCGGAACAG CAATTCTCTGTGGAGCACCCCAATGGTAACAgggcggggaaaaaaaacgggTGTGCCAAACGTTTTCAG CTGAAGGCCGTTCATGAACAACTGGCCGCTCTGTCTCAGGCGCCGGTAAGTAAaccaaagaaaaagaaggaaaaaaaagagaaggagaaagacaaaaagaagaaggacaaagaaaaggaTAAGGACAAGCATAACAAGGCCAAGCCAGAGGATGAGAAGAAACCTAAGTCCACACAGCAGTCCAAACCAGCGCAGCAGAAAAAGGCCCCAGCCCGGAAGGCCAACAGCACTGTCACAGCCAGCAG GCAACCGAAGAAGGGGAAGTCAGGGGCAGCGAACTACGAGTCAGACGAAGAGGACTCCCTGCCCATGACATATGATGAGAAGCGGCAGCTCAGTCTGGACATCAATCGGTTGCCAGGCGAGAAGCTGGGCCGTGTGGTGCACATTATTCAGTCCCGTGAGCCCTCGCTCCGTGACTCCAACCCTGATGAGATAGAGATCGACTTTGAGACTCTCAAGCCCTCCACTCTCCGTGAGCTTGAGCGATATGTCAAGTCCTGCTTACAGAAGAAACAGCGGAAACCTTTAC cGGGCACAGGGAAAAAGAGTGCCAAGTCTAAGGAGGAACTGGCtcaggaaaagaagaaagagtTAGAAAAGAGGCTGCAGGACGTGAGTGGACAGctgaacaacaacaagaaaCCGCCCAAAAAAG AGAAGGCAGGCTCGGCGCAGGGGGGCGGACCCTCTCGActcagcggcagcagcagctcctccgaCTCGGGTAGCAGCTCATCCAGTGGCTCCAGCTCCGACAGCAGCGACTCAGACTGA
- the brd3b gene encoding bromodomain-containing protein 3b isoform X3, whose translation MSAVPSAVQTPPAGVNPPPPEVTNPSKPGRKTNQLQYMQNVVVKTLWKHQFAWPFYQPVDAIKLSLPDYHKIIKNPMDMGTIKKRLENNYYWSASECMQDFNTMFTNCYIYNKPTDDIVLMAQALEKIFLQKVAQMPQEEVELLPPAPKGKGRKPVADAGIGNQQVLAVSSASPPSSFPSTPTQVSQTPVIAATPVQTITPNVAPVQTVAPAAPMMPVVSTAQPVVKRKGVKRKADTTTPTTSAITASRSESPTPLLESKQGKVVSRRESTGRPIKPPKKDLEDGEVPQHAGKKGKLTEHLKYCDSILKEMLSKKHAAYAWPFYKPVDAEALELHDYHEIIKHPMDLSTVKKKMDSREYQDAQSFAADIRLMFSNCYKYNPPDHEVVAMARKLQDVFEMRFAKMPDEPAELTPPSAPPTSAVVSKSTESSESSGDTSSSDSSDSEEERATRLAELQEQQFSVEHPNGNRAGKKNGCAKRFQLKAVHEQLAALSQAPVSKPKKKKEKKEKEKDKKKKDKEKDKDKHNKAKPEDEKKPKSTQQSKPAQQKKAPARKANSTVTASRQPKKGKSGAANYESDEEDSLPMTYDEKRQLSLDINRLPGEKLGRVVHIIQSREPSLRDSNPDEIEIDFETLKPSTLRELERYVKSCLQKKQRKPLPGTGKKSAKSKEELAQEKKKELEKRLQDVSGQLNNNKKPPKKAEKAGSAQGGGPSRLSGSSSSSDSGSSSSSGSSSDSSDSD comes from the exons ATGTCAGCAGTCCCTTCAGCAGTCCAAACCCCGCCTGCTGGGGTCAACCCACCACCACCTGAAGTCACCAACCCCAGCAAGCCTGGCAGGAAAACCAATCAGTTGCAGTACATGCAGAATGTGGTGGTGAAAACACTCTGGAAGCACCAGTTTGCATGGCCCTTCTATCAACCTGTTGACGCCATTAAATTAAGTCTTCCG GATTACCATAAAATAATCAAGAATCCAATGGATATGGGAACGATTAAGAAGAGACTAGAGAACAACTATTACTGGAGTGCCAGTGAGTGCATGCAGGATTTCAACACCATGTttacaaattgttacatttataaCAAG CCCACAGATGACATTGTTCTGATGGCACAAGCTCTGGAAAAGATCTTCTTACAGAAAGTGGCCCAGATGCCTCAGGAGGAGGTGGAGCTTTTGCCACCTGCTCCTAAGGGCAAGGGGCGCAAACCAGTTGCAGATGCGGGCATAG GCAACCAGCAAGTGTTGGCAGTGTCCTCCGCTTCTCCGCCATCATCATTCCCTAGCACCCCCACGCAGGTGTCCCAGACCCCTGTCATCGCAGCCACTCCTGTGCAAACCATCACTCCCAATGTGGCACCAGTCCAGACTGTAGCCCCTGCCGCACCCATGATGCCTGTTGTGTCTACTGCACAGCCTGTTGTCAAA AGGAAGGGGGTGAAGCGAAAGGCAGATACCACAACTCCCACAACCTCTGCAATCACAGCAAGTAGGAGCGAGTCACCCACCCCCCTCCTGGAGTCTAAACAGGGCAAAGTGGTGTCACGCCGGGAGAGCACAGGACGGCCCATCAAGCCTCCCAAAAAAGATCTGGAGGACGGCGAGGTGCCACAGCATGCGGGCAAGAAGGGCAAGCTGACTGAGCACCTCAAGTACTGCGACAGCATCCTGAAGGAGATGCTTTCCAAGAAGCATGCAGCTTATGCCTGGCCATTTTACAAGCCTGTGGATGCGGAAGCTTTGGAGCTCCATGATTACCACGAAATAATTAAACACCCTATGGACCTGAGTACCGTTAAA AAAAAGATGGACAGTCGGGAGTACCAGGATGCCCAAAGCTTTGCAGCTGACATCCGGTTAATGTTCTCAAATTGTTACAAGTACAACCCACCTGATCACGAggttgttgccatggcaagAAAACTTCAG GATGTGTTTGAGATGCGCTTTGCCAAGATGCCAGATGAGCCAGCAGAGCTAACCCCACCCAGTGCTCCACCCACCTCAGCTGTGGTGAGCAAGAGCACAGAAAGCAGCGAGAGCAGCGGCGACACCTCTAGCTCTGACAGCTCCGACTCGGAGGAGGAGCGGGCCACCCGGCTTGCCGAGCTGCAGGAACAG CAATTCTCTGTGGAGCACCCCAATGGTAACAgggcggggaaaaaaaacgggTGTGCCAAACGTTTTCAG CTGAAGGCCGTTCATGAACAACTGGCCGCTCTGTCTCAGGCGCCGGTAAGTAAaccaaagaaaaagaaggaaaaaaaagagaaggagaaagacaaaaagaagaaggacaaagaaaaggaTAAGGACAAGCATAACAAGGCCAAGCCAGAGGATGAGAAGAAACCTAAGTCCACACAGCAGTCCAAACCAGCGCAGCAGAAAAAGGCCCCAGCCCGGAAGGCCAACAGCACTGTCACAGCCAGCAG GCAACCGAAGAAGGGGAAGTCAGGGGCAGCGAACTACGAGTCAGACGAAGAGGACTCCCTGCCCATGACATATGATGAGAAGCGGCAGCTCAGTCTGGACATCAATCGGTTGCCAGGCGAGAAGCTGGGCCGTGTGGTGCACATTATTCAGTCCCGTGAGCCCTCGCTCCGTGACTCCAACCCTGATGAGATAGAGATCGACTTTGAGACTCTCAAGCCCTCCACTCTCCGTGAGCTTGAGCGATATGTCAAGTCCTGCTTACAGAAGAAACAGCGGAAACCTTTAC cGGGCACAGGGAAAAAGAGTGCCAAGTCTAAGGAGGAACTGGCtcaggaaaagaagaaagagtTAGAAAAGAGGCTGCAGGACGTGAGTGGACAGctgaacaacaacaagaaaCCGCCCAAAAAAG CAGAGAAGGCAGGCTCGGCGCAGGGGGGCGGACCCTCTCGActcagcggcagcagcagctcctccgaCTCGGGTAGCAGCTCATCCAGTGGCTCCAGCTCCGACAGCAGCGACTCAGACTGA
- the brd3b gene encoding bromodomain-containing protein 3b isoform X9, giving the protein MSAVPSAVQTPPAGVNPPPPEVTNPSKPGRKTNQLQYMQNVVVKTLWKHQFAWPFYQPVDAIKLSLPDYHKIIKNPMDMGTIKKRLENNYYWSASECMQDFNTMFTNCYIYNKPTDDIVLMAQALEKIFLQKVAQMPQEEVELLPPAPKGKGRKPVADAGIGNQQVLAVSSASPPSSFPSTPTQVSQTPVIAATPVQTITPNVAPVQTVAPAAPMMPVVSTAQPVVKRKGVKRKADTTTPTTSAITASRSESPTPLLESKQGKVVSRRESTGRPIKPPKKDLEDGEVPQHAGKKGKLTEHLKYCDSILKEMLSKKHAAYAWPFYKPVDAEALELHDYHEIIKHPMDLSTVKKKMDSREYQDAQSFAADIRLMFSNCYKYNPPDHEVVAMARKLQDVFEMRFAKMPDEPAELTPPSAPPTSAVVSKSTESSESSGDTSSSDSSDSEEERATRLAELQEQVGSEQQFSVEHPNGNRAGKKNGCAKRFQLKAVHEQLAALSQAPVSKPKKKKEKKEKEKDKKKKDKEKDKDKHNKAKPEDEKKPKSTQQSKPAQQKKAPARKANSTVTASRQPKKGKSGAANYESDEEDSLPMTYDEKRQLSLDINRLPGEKLGRVVHIIQSREPSLRDSNPDEIEIDFETLKPSTLRELERYVKSCLQKKQRKPLQKAGSAQGGGPSRLSGSSSSSDSGSSSSSGSSSDSSDSD; this is encoded by the exons ATGTCAGCAGTCCCTTCAGCAGTCCAAACCCCGCCTGCTGGGGTCAACCCACCACCACCTGAAGTCACCAACCCCAGCAAGCCTGGCAGGAAAACCAATCAGTTGCAGTACATGCAGAATGTGGTGGTGAAAACACTCTGGAAGCACCAGTTTGCATGGCCCTTCTATCAACCTGTTGACGCCATTAAATTAAGTCTTCCG GATTACCATAAAATAATCAAGAATCCAATGGATATGGGAACGATTAAGAAGAGACTAGAGAACAACTATTACTGGAGTGCCAGTGAGTGCATGCAGGATTTCAACACCATGTttacaaattgttacatttataaCAAG CCCACAGATGACATTGTTCTGATGGCACAAGCTCTGGAAAAGATCTTCTTACAGAAAGTGGCCCAGATGCCTCAGGAGGAGGTGGAGCTTTTGCCACCTGCTCCTAAGGGCAAGGGGCGCAAACCAGTTGCAGATGCGGGCATAG GCAACCAGCAAGTGTTGGCAGTGTCCTCCGCTTCTCCGCCATCATCATTCCCTAGCACCCCCACGCAGGTGTCCCAGACCCCTGTCATCGCAGCCACTCCTGTGCAAACCATCACTCCCAATGTGGCACCAGTCCAGACTGTAGCCCCTGCCGCACCCATGATGCCTGTTGTGTCTACTGCACAGCCTGTTGTCAAA AGGAAGGGGGTGAAGCGAAAGGCAGATACCACAACTCCCACAACCTCTGCAATCACAGCAAGTAGGAGCGAGTCACCCACCCCCCTCCTGGAGTCTAAACAGGGCAAAGTGGTGTCACGCCGGGAGAGCACAGGACGGCCCATCAAGCCTCCCAAAAAAGATCTGGAGGACGGCGAGGTGCCACAGCATGCGGGCAAGAAGGGCAAGCTGACTGAGCACCTCAAGTACTGCGACAGCATCCTGAAGGAGATGCTTTCCAAGAAGCATGCAGCTTATGCCTGGCCATTTTACAAGCCTGTGGATGCGGAAGCTTTGGAGCTCCATGATTACCACGAAATAATTAAACACCCTATGGACCTGAGTACCGTTAAA AAAAAGATGGACAGTCGGGAGTACCAGGATGCCCAAAGCTTTGCAGCTGACATCCGGTTAATGTTCTCAAATTGTTACAAGTACAACCCACCTGATCACGAggttgttgccatggcaagAAAACTTCAG GATGTGTTTGAGATGCGCTTTGCCAAGATGCCAGATGAGCCAGCAGAGCTAACCCCACCCAGTGCTCCACCCACCTCAGCTGTGGTGAGCAAGAGCACAGAAAGCAGCGAGAGCAGCGGCGACACCTCTAGCTCTGACAGCTCCGACTCGGAGGAGGAGCGGGCCACCCGGCTTGCCGAGCTGCAGGAACAGGTGGGTTCGGAACAG CAATTCTCTGTGGAGCACCCCAATGGTAACAgggcggggaaaaaaaacgggTGTGCCAAACGTTTTCAG CTGAAGGCCGTTCATGAACAACTGGCCGCTCTGTCTCAGGCGCCGGTAAGTAAaccaaagaaaaagaaggaaaaaaaagagaaggagaaagacaaaaagaagaaggacaaagaaaaggaTAAGGACAAGCATAACAAGGCCAAGCCAGAGGATGAGAAGAAACCTAAGTCCACACAGCAGTCCAAACCAGCGCAGCAGAAAAAGGCCCCAGCCCGGAAGGCCAACAGCACTGTCACAGCCAGCAG GCAACCGAAGAAGGGGAAGTCAGGGGCAGCGAACTACGAGTCAGACGAAGAGGACTCCCTGCCCATGACATATGATGAGAAGCGGCAGCTCAGTCTGGACATCAATCGGTTGCCAGGCGAGAAGCTGGGCCGTGTGGTGCACATTATTCAGTCCCGTGAGCCCTCGCTCCGTGACTCCAACCCTGATGAGATAGAGATCGACTTTGAGACTCTCAAGCCCTCCACTCTCCGTGAGCTTGAGCGATATGTCAAGTCCTGCTTACAGAAGAAACAGCGGAAACCTTTAC AGAAGGCAGGCTCGGCGCAGGGGGGCGGACCCTCTCGActcagcggcagcagcagctcctccgaCTCGGGTAGCAGCTCATCCAGTGGCTCCAGCTCCGACAGCAGCGACTCAGACTGA